One stretch of Halichoerus grypus chromosome 8, mHalGry1.hap1.1, whole genome shotgun sequence DNA includes these proteins:
- the BDKRB2 gene encoding B2 bradykinin receptor isoform X1, whose protein sequence is MFSTWKRSMFLSFHNDPVPTTASFGTEMLNITSQVLMPTLNGTVTSTCVYSDRWNWLNAIQAPFLWVLFVLAALENTFVLSIFCLHKSSCTVAEIYLGNLAMADLILACGLPFWAITIANNFDWLFGEVLCRVVNTMVYMNLYSSICFLMLVSIDRYLALVKTMSVGRRRGVRWAKLYSLVIWGCTLLLSSPMLAFRTMKEYREEGHNVTACIIIYPSLTWEVFTNILLNVVGFLLPLTVITFCTVQITQVLRNNEMQKFKEIQTERKATVLVLAVLGLFVICWLPFQISTILDTLLRLGILSGCWDEYMVDVFTQIASYVGYSNSCLNPLMYVIVGKRFRKKSREVFQRLCQKGGCMLESSKTENSMGTLRTSISVERQIHRLPEWVGNSQ, encoded by the coding sequence CAcagaaatgctcaacatcacctcGCAAGTCCTCATGCCCACCCTCAACGGGACCGTGACCAGCACCTGTGTCTACTCTGACCGGTGGAACTGGCTCAACGCCATCCAGGCCCCCTTCCTCTGGGTCCTGTTCGTGCTGGCAGCCCTGGAGAACACCTTCGTCCTCAGCATCTTCTGCCTGCACAAGAGTAGCTGCACGGTGGCCGAGATCTACCTGGGCAACCTGGCCATGGCGGACCTGATCCTGGCCTGCGGGCTGCCCTTCTGGGCCATCACCATCGCCAACAACTTCGACTGGCTTTTTGGGGAGGTCCTCTGCCGCGTGGTGAACACCATGGTCTACATGAATCTCTACAGCAGCATCTGCTTCCTGATGCTGGTGAGCATCGACCGCTACCTGGCCCTGGTGAAGACCATGTCCGTGGGCCGGAGGCGCGGGGTGCGCTGGGCCAAGCTCTATAGCCTGGTGATCTGGGGGTGCACACTGCTCCTGAGTTCGCCCATGCTGGCCTTCCGGACCATGAAGGAGTACAGAGAGGAGGGCCACAACGTCACTGCCTGCATCATCATCTACCCGTCTCTCACCTGGGAAGTGTTCACCAACATCCTCCTGAACGTCGTGGGCTTCCTGTTGCCCTTGACCGTCATCACCTTCTGCACAGTGCAGATCACGCAGGTGCTGCGGAACAATGAGATGCAGAAGTTCAAGGAGATCCAGACGGAGAGGAAGGCCACGGTGCTGGTCCTAGCCGTGCTGGGGCTGTTTGTCATCTGCTGGCTGCCCTTCCAGATCAGCACCATCCTGGACACGCTGCTGCGCCTTGGCATCCTGTCCGGCTGCTGGGACGAGTACATGGTCGACGTCTTCACGCAGATCGCCTCTTACGTGGGCTACAGTAACAGCTGCCTCAACCCGCTGATGTACGTGATCGTGGGCAAGCGCTTCCGCAAGAAGTCCCGGGAGGTGTTCCAGAGACTGTGCCAGAAAGGGGGCTGCATGCTGGAGTCCAGCAAGACAGAGAACTCCATGGGCACGCTCCGGACCTCCATCTCCGTGGAGCGCCAGATCCACAGACTGCCAGAGTGGGTGGGCAACAGCCAGTGA
- the BDKRB2 gene encoding B2 bradykinin receptor isoform X2 yields the protein MLNITSQVLMPTLNGTVTSTCVYSDRWNWLNAIQAPFLWVLFVLAALENTFVLSIFCLHKSSCTVAEIYLGNLAMADLILACGLPFWAITIANNFDWLFGEVLCRVVNTMVYMNLYSSICFLMLVSIDRYLALVKTMSVGRRRGVRWAKLYSLVIWGCTLLLSSPMLAFRTMKEYREEGHNVTACIIIYPSLTWEVFTNILLNVVGFLLPLTVITFCTVQITQVLRNNEMQKFKEIQTERKATVLVLAVLGLFVICWLPFQISTILDTLLRLGILSGCWDEYMVDVFTQIASYVGYSNSCLNPLMYVIVGKRFRKKSREVFQRLCQKGGCMLESSKTENSMGTLRTSISVERQIHRLPEWVGNSQ from the coding sequence atgctcaacatcacctcGCAAGTCCTCATGCCCACCCTCAACGGGACCGTGACCAGCACCTGTGTCTACTCTGACCGGTGGAACTGGCTCAACGCCATCCAGGCCCCCTTCCTCTGGGTCCTGTTCGTGCTGGCAGCCCTGGAGAACACCTTCGTCCTCAGCATCTTCTGCCTGCACAAGAGTAGCTGCACGGTGGCCGAGATCTACCTGGGCAACCTGGCCATGGCGGACCTGATCCTGGCCTGCGGGCTGCCCTTCTGGGCCATCACCATCGCCAACAACTTCGACTGGCTTTTTGGGGAGGTCCTCTGCCGCGTGGTGAACACCATGGTCTACATGAATCTCTACAGCAGCATCTGCTTCCTGATGCTGGTGAGCATCGACCGCTACCTGGCCCTGGTGAAGACCATGTCCGTGGGCCGGAGGCGCGGGGTGCGCTGGGCCAAGCTCTATAGCCTGGTGATCTGGGGGTGCACACTGCTCCTGAGTTCGCCCATGCTGGCCTTCCGGACCATGAAGGAGTACAGAGAGGAGGGCCACAACGTCACTGCCTGCATCATCATCTACCCGTCTCTCACCTGGGAAGTGTTCACCAACATCCTCCTGAACGTCGTGGGCTTCCTGTTGCCCTTGACCGTCATCACCTTCTGCACAGTGCAGATCACGCAGGTGCTGCGGAACAATGAGATGCAGAAGTTCAAGGAGATCCAGACGGAGAGGAAGGCCACGGTGCTGGTCCTAGCCGTGCTGGGGCTGTTTGTCATCTGCTGGCTGCCCTTCCAGATCAGCACCATCCTGGACACGCTGCTGCGCCTTGGCATCCTGTCCGGCTGCTGGGACGAGTACATGGTCGACGTCTTCACGCAGATCGCCTCTTACGTGGGCTACAGTAACAGCTGCCTCAACCCGCTGATGTACGTGATCGTGGGCAAGCGCTTCCGCAAGAAGTCCCGGGAGGTGTTCCAGAGACTGTGCCAGAAAGGGGGCTGCATGCTGGAGTCCAGCAAGACAGAGAACTCCATGGGCACGCTCCGGACCTCCATCTCCGTGGAGCGCCAGATCCACAGACTGCCAGAGTGGGTGGGCAACAGCCAGTGA